Proteins encoded in a region of the Diabrotica virgifera virgifera chromosome 4, PGI_DIABVI_V3a genome:
- the LOC114324390 gene encoding uncharacterized protein LOC114324390, producing MCAFKAEHLLVDELDYELKIRDIMPEESTTVDKKRNLLRGALKQEAGNRSFLQISAVSLPFEEQQKGITETLDSLSKKIEKFRGAVKDTEYARLTSRLGHISARVHLLHCPSEEQEPFKRSVSLKILTLEGELDSRVNPIATSTPNASVNVPSFTYSKPVQVHKWGISFSGEKQHTDVMSFLERVECLRISRGVSEEDLFAASAELFTGTAFTWFMNNRGNFSCWSDLIKKLKSDFLPYSFQDDLLDQIKNHKQKPGESVTMFINTILGMCSRLDTPLSDLAKIKIILKCLLPFYHQQLALMDIQNIDDLTIKCKRLEETLSWSSQPPSTSRSSSNSSSQPTSFRQRSWLNKGHEHNVSVVSSLVCWNCDQPGHPFYNCGIPQNRIFCHGCGRENTLKRNCSKCSGNDTSEVRPLNVSPSNIQSGNQTPSSNETAGPSTSSNPNPSSRKGKGVSFKKAAHTTKQN from the coding sequence atgtgtgcttttaaagctgaacatcttctggtggatgaattggattatgaattaaagattcgggacataatgccagaggagtcgacaactgtcgataaaaaacgcaatcttttgagaggtgctttgaaacaagaagctggcaatagaagttttctccaaatttcagctgtatcccttccttttgaggaacaacaaaaaggaatcactgaaacattggacagcttgtctaaaaaaatcgaaaagtttaggggagctgtaaaggatacagagtatgcgcgattaacatctcgtctaggccatatttctgcccgtgtacacttgctacactgtccttctgaagaacaggaaccgttcaagaggtctgtttctcttaaaatattaacactagagggtgaacttgattctagagttaaccccattgctacctctactcctaatgcttcagtcaatgtacctagctttacgtactccaaacctgttcaagtacacaaatggggtatttcattttcaggtgaaaaacagcacactgatgtgatgtcatttttagaaagggttgaatgtcttcgaatatctagaggtgtttctgaagaggatttgtttgctgcttctgctgagttgttcaccgggaccgcttttacatggtttatgaataacaggggtaatttttcttgttggtctgatctgattaaaaagttgaagtcggattttcttccgtattcattccaggatgatttattagatcaaattaagaatcataagcagaaacctggggaatctgttactatgtttattaatactatattaggtatgtgtagtcgtttagacactcctttgtcagatttagctaaaattaaaatcatccttaaatgtctattgcccttttatcatcaacaattagctcttatggacattcagaacattgatgaccttactataaaatgcaaacgtttggaggaaacgttatcctggtcttctcaacctccatccacatctcgatcctcttctaactcttcttctcagccaacttcctttaggcaacgttcttggctaaataagggtcatgaacataatgtttcggttgttagttctcttgtctgctggaattgtgatcagcctggtcacccattttacaattgtgggattcctcaaaatcgtattttctgccatggttgtggccgagagaacacccttaaaagaaactgttctaagtgttcgggaaacgacacgtcggaggtccgtcccctgaacgtttctccgtccaacatccaatcagggaatcaaaccccatcgtcaaacgaaactgctggaccaagcacatccagcaacccaaacccatcttcacgaaaagggaaaggggtgtcgttcaagaaagcagcacacaccacaaaacaaaattaa
- the LOC114324386 gene encoding calcium release-activated calcium channel protein 1-like, whose amino-acid sequence MLLTEDTTHNRRYLSWRKLQLSRAKLKASSKTSALLSGFAMVAMVELQIQKPLENISEEVLIAFAIITTLLVVVHMLALMISTCILPNIEAICYLDSINSVEESPHERLHWYIETAWAFSTLLGLLLFLVEIAILCWIKFINFNKTAACSATFILVPIFFVFLAFAVHLYRSLVTHKYETTLTGIRKLEILQKRIRIASVHRNSSVCPNVV is encoded by the coding sequence ATGTTACTGACAGAGGACACAACGCACAATCGTCGTTACCTCTCCTGGCGCAAACTCCAACTGTCTCGAGCCAAGCTAAAAGCCTCCAGCAAGACATCAGCCCTCCTCTCCGGCTTCGCCATGGTAGCAATGGTGGAACTGCAAATCCAAAAACCGTTGGAGAATATATCTGAAGAAGTCCTAATCGCTTTTGCCATAATTACTACGTTGTTAGTGGTAGTCCACATGCTGGCGCTTATGATAAGTACCTGTATATTGCCGAATATCGAAGCTATATGTTATTTAGACTCGATAAACTCAGTAGAAGAATCGCCTCATGAGAGACTTCACTGGTACATTGAAACCGCCTGGGCCTTTTCGACGCTCTTGGGTCTGCTTTTATTCTTGGTAGAAATCGCCATATTGTGCTGGAtcaaattcatcaattttaataaGACTGCTGCTTGCAGCGCTACTTTTATACTGGTTCCTATATTTTTTGTGTTCTTAGCTTTCGCTGTTCATTTATACAGATCGTTAGTAACTCATAAGTACGAAACAACATTAACTGGGATCAGGAAACTGGAAATTCTTCAAAAACGAATACGAATCGCAAGTGTGCATAGAAATAGTTCAGTTTGTCCCAATGTTGTTTAA